Proteins found in one Promicromonospora sukumoe genomic segment:
- a CDS encoding shikimate dehydrogenase encodes MTPRGRDERPGRRYRVALLGNGIGASLSPALHVAEARHLGLDYTYRTVDLLGRARVDLGAELRLLEDAGYAATNVTHPYKQAVLEHVTDLSPTARRLGSANLVLLDGGRRTAHNTDQPGFRGALAGFLGDDGARGTVLQVGAGGAGRATVAALLDLGVGTVVVHDADPAAVATLLDRFTDAVGPQGSGPPRLLGSGGRLEHWLPRADGVVHVTPVGMAEHPGVAFDVGRLGPAAWVAEVVYRPLETELLRRARARGLATLDGGGMAVGQAVESLRLITGLEPDAARMHAHFRRLVAGPDTSAAPDPLEEA; translated from the coding sequence GTGACGCCGCGCGGCCGGGACGAGCGGCCCGGGCGCCGGTACCGGGTGGCGCTCCTGGGCAACGGCATCGGGGCCTCGCTGTCGCCCGCGCTGCACGTGGCGGAGGCGCGGCACCTCGGCCTCGACTACACCTACCGCACGGTCGACCTCCTCGGCCGGGCGCGGGTGGACCTGGGCGCGGAGCTCCGCCTGCTGGAGGACGCCGGGTACGCCGCCACCAACGTGACCCACCCCTACAAGCAGGCCGTCCTGGAGCACGTGACCGACCTCAGCCCCACCGCGCGGCGCCTCGGCTCCGCCAACCTGGTGCTGCTCGACGGCGGCCGCCGCACCGCGCACAACACCGACCAGCCGGGGTTCCGGGGCGCGCTCGCGGGGTTCCTCGGGGACGACGGCGCCCGGGGCACAGTTCTCCAGGTCGGCGCCGGGGGAGCGGGGCGCGCCACCGTCGCCGCCCTGCTCGACCTGGGGGTGGGCACCGTCGTCGTGCACGACGCCGACCCGGCGGCCGTCGCGACCCTGCTCGACCGGTTCACCGACGCCGTCGGCCCCCAGGGCTCCGGACCGCCCCGGCTGCTGGGCAGCGGCGGCCGGCTGGAGCACTGGCTGCCCCGGGCCGACGGCGTCGTGCACGTGACCCCGGTCGGCATGGCCGAGCACCCCGGGGTCGCGTTCGACGTCGGCCGGCTCGGCCCCGCGGCCTGGGTCGCCGAGGTGGTCTACCGGCCCCTGGAGACGGAGCTGCTGCGCCGCGCGCGGGCGCGCGGCCTGGCGACGCTCGACGGCGGCGGCATGGCCGTGGGCCAGGCCGTCGAGAGCCTGCGCCTCATCACCGGCCTCGAACCCGACGCCGCGCGCATGCACGCGCACTTCCGCCGGCTCGTCGCCGGCCCCGACACCTCAGCCGCACCCGACCCCCTGGAGGAGGCCTGA
- a CDS encoding TRAP transporter large permease, which translates to MTSLLLLITIMVLLTLRVPVAFSFLGPGLGYLLVEGQSLGLPMRLVADATGNFVLLAIPLFILLGVVANHAGIADRLFDFALALFGRVRGGLGYVSVGVSLGFSWMSGSAVADAAALSKVEIPPMLRAGYSRRFGLGVVGASALIAPVMPPSIPAVIFAGLATVSTGALFAASVVPALLMVVGLCVVVFLLVRRQPNIRHVGFSWGRVGETGKRVVLPLGAPVVILGGILGGLFTPTEAAAVGAAYMMALGFAYRRLSVRDLPKIFVETALTTAAIMLIVSSAALLGYVLALERVPQALAELVLGITDDGTVFLLLVLLLMLVLGTVGDATPILVLVVPILMPIATALGVDPLVLGVVMIISLMIGLLTPPVGTVLFVLSSTQKVPVAEVFWGTLPFMVPLTLCCVLIIFFPGLATWLPGVLGL; encoded by the coding sequence ATGACCTCGCTGCTCCTGCTGATCACCATCATGGTGCTGCTGACCCTCCGCGTCCCGGTCGCGTTCTCGTTCCTCGGGCCCGGCCTGGGCTACCTGCTCGTCGAGGGCCAGTCGCTCGGCCTGCCGATGCGGCTGGTCGCCGACGCCACCGGCAACTTCGTGCTGCTGGCCATCCCGCTGTTCATCCTGCTCGGCGTGGTCGCCAACCACGCGGGCATCGCGGACCGCCTGTTCGACTTCGCGCTCGCCCTGTTCGGCCGGGTGCGCGGCGGGCTCGGCTACGTGAGCGTCGGCGTCAGCCTCGGCTTCTCCTGGATGAGCGGCTCCGCCGTGGCCGACGCCGCCGCGCTGAGCAAGGTCGAGATCCCGCCGATGCTGCGCGCCGGCTACTCCCGGCGGTTCGGCCTCGGCGTCGTGGGTGCGTCCGCGCTCATCGCGCCGGTCATGCCGCCGAGCATCCCGGCCGTCATCTTCGCGGGCCTCGCGACCGTGTCCACGGGCGCGCTGTTCGCGGCGTCCGTGGTGCCGGCGCTCCTGATGGTCGTCGGCCTCTGCGTGGTGGTGTTCCTGCTGGTCCGGCGTCAGCCCAACATCCGGCACGTCGGGTTCTCATGGGGGCGCGTGGGCGAGACCGGCAAGCGGGTCGTGCTGCCGCTGGGGGCGCCCGTGGTCATCCTCGGCGGCATCCTGGGCGGCCTCTTCACGCCGACCGAGGCCGCCGCCGTCGGCGCCGCGTACATGATGGCGCTCGGCTTCGCCTACCGCCGGCTCAGCGTCCGGGACCTGCCCAAGATCTTCGTCGAGACCGCGCTGACCACGGCCGCGATCATGCTGATCGTCTCGTCGGCCGCGCTGCTCGGGTACGTGCTGGCCCTGGAGCGGGTACCCCAGGCGCTGGCCGAGCTCGTGCTCGGGATCACCGACGACGGCACGGTCTTCCTGCTGCTGGTGCTGCTCCTCATGCTGGTGCTCGGCACGGTCGGCGACGCGACCCCGATCCTCGTGCTCGTCGTGCCGATCCTGATGCCGATCGCCACCGCCCTGGGCGTCGACCCGCTCGTGCTCGGCGTCGTGATGATCATCTCGCTGATGATCGGCCTGCTCACGCCCCCGGTCGGCACGGTCCTCTTCGTCCTCAGCTCGACCCAGAAGGTGCCGGTCGCCGAGGTCTTCTGGGGCACCCTCCCGTTCATGGTGCCGCTGACCCTGTGCTGCGTCCTGATCATCTTCTTCCCCGGCCTCGCCACCTGGCTGCCGGGCGTGCTCGGCCTCTGA
- a CDS encoding sugar phosphate isomerase/epimerase and 4-hydroxyphenylpyruvate domain-containing protein — protein MRRSIATVCLSGSLEDKLHACADAGFDGVEIFEPDLVVTDRSPEEIRALADRLGLSLDLYQPFRDFEGVGPGQLEDNLRRARARFETMRRLGVGTVLVCSNVATATTGSDEVAAEQLRHLGDLAASYGVRVAYEALAWGRYVDDYRRSWEIARLADHEAVGVCLDSFHILSRGHDPAGIEEIPGEKIFFVQLADAPALTMDVLSWSRHHRLFPGEGAWDLGRFVTHLVRAGYTGPLSLEVFNDVFRQTDTRRTARHALRSLVWLEDRAARLLADDDGAGDGSAGERATAAGVALDRIADVDVPTGYDYVEIKAEDTGEVEVVLDQLGLSFRGQHRTKPVRLWSSGGARIVLNEQHARDLKPHLAGIGLGVADAGAASDRARALAVRAAPRRTQAGEADLAGFVAPSGLEVFLNDRRTETDAGPEPAWAAEFHRGRPGGAGEIAGIDHVNVSHGWDTHDEAVLFWTTVLGLERPTATEAAGPQGLVRSQVVRTRDGAVRISLNVGPVAVSHPQHVALACTDIFEVARRAQDRGLRRVPVPDNYYDDLRARFGLDDATLDRLRDHQLMYDRSAAGEFWHFYTPPVGRVCFEVVQRGGAYDVYAGDNTPVLLAAQDRLDREAAGASGTTRRRPPPAGRPPAAGP, from the coding sequence ATGCGCAGGTCCATCGCGACCGTCTGCCTCAGCGGCAGCCTGGAGGACAAGCTCCACGCCTGCGCCGACGCCGGGTTCGACGGCGTCGAGATCTTCGAGCCCGACCTCGTCGTCACCGACCGCAGCCCCGAGGAGATCCGGGCGCTCGCGGACCGGCTCGGCCTGAGCCTGGACCTGTACCAGCCGTTCCGCGACTTCGAGGGCGTGGGCCCCGGCCAGCTCGAGGACAACCTGCGCCGGGCCCGGGCGCGGTTCGAGACCATGCGGCGCCTCGGCGTCGGCACCGTGCTGGTGTGCAGCAACGTCGCGACCGCCACCACCGGCTCCGACGAGGTGGCGGCCGAGCAGCTGCGCCACCTGGGCGACCTCGCGGCGTCGTACGGCGTCCGCGTGGCCTACGAGGCGCTGGCCTGGGGCCGGTACGTGGACGACTACCGGCGCTCCTGGGAGATCGCGCGGCTCGCCGACCACGAGGCGGTCGGCGTGTGCCTGGACAGCTTTCACATCCTCTCGCGCGGGCACGACCCCGCCGGGATCGAGGAGATCCCGGGGGAGAAGATCTTCTTCGTCCAGCTCGCGGACGCCCCGGCGCTCACCATGGACGTGCTCTCCTGGAGCCGGCACCACCGGCTGTTCCCCGGCGAGGGGGCGTGGGACCTCGGGCGGTTCGTCACCCACCTCGTCCGAGCGGGGTACACCGGGCCGCTGTCGCTGGAGGTCTTCAACGACGTCTTCCGGCAGACCGACACCCGGCGCACCGCCCGGCACGCCCTGCGCTCCCTCGTCTGGCTGGAGGATCGGGCGGCCCGGCTCCTGGCCGACGACGACGGCGCCGGCGACGGTTCCGCGGGCGAACGCGCAACGGCCGCCGGGGTCGCGCTCGACCGGATCGCCGACGTGGACGTGCCCACGGGCTACGACTACGTGGAGATCAAGGCCGAGGACACCGGCGAGGTCGAGGTGGTGCTCGACCAGCTCGGGCTGTCCTTCCGGGGCCAGCACCGGACCAAGCCGGTGCGCCTGTGGTCGTCGGGCGGCGCGCGGATCGTGCTCAACGAGCAGCACGCGCGGGACCTGAAACCGCACCTCGCGGGGATCGGCCTCGGCGTGGCCGACGCGGGCGCGGCGAGCGACCGGGCCAGGGCCCTGGCGGTGCGGGCGGCACCCCGCCGCACCCAGGCCGGGGAGGCCGACCTGGCCGGGTTCGTGGCGCCGAGCGGGCTCGAGGTGTTCCTGAACGACCGGCGCACCGAGACCGACGCCGGCCCGGAGCCCGCCTGGGCCGCCGAGTTCCACCGCGGCCGCCCGGGCGGCGCCGGCGAGATCGCCGGGATCGACCACGTCAACGTCTCGCACGGCTGGGACACCCACGACGAGGCGGTGCTCTTCTGGACCACCGTGCTCGGGCTGGAGCGGCCGACGGCGACCGAGGCCGCCGGCCCGCAGGGACTGGTCCGCAGCCAGGTGGTGCGCACGCGGGACGGCGCCGTGCGCATCTCCCTGAACGTCGGGCCCGTCGCCGTCTCCCACCCGCAGCACGTCGCCCTGGCCTGCACCGACATCTTCGAGGTCGCCCGCCGGGCGCAGGACCGCGGGCTGCGCAGGGTGCCGGTGCCCGACAACTACTACGACGACCTACGGGCCCGGTTCGGGCTCGACGACGCGACGCTGGACCGCCTGCGCGACCACCAGCTCATGTACGACCGCTCGGCGGCCGGCGAGTTCTGGCACTTCTACACGCCCCCGGTCGGGCGGGTGTGCTTCGAGGTGGTCCAGCGCGGCGGCGCCTACGACGTCTACGCCGGGGACAACACCCCGGTGCTCCTCGCGGCCCAGGACCGCCTGGACCGGGAGGCTGCCGGGGCTAGCGGGACGACGCGTCGTCGTCCGCCGCCGGCGGGTCGTCCACCAGCCGCGGGTCCGTGA
- a CDS encoding DctP family TRAP transporter solute-binding subunit, which produces MNVRRTAAASAAVVLPLALLTACGGTGPDDAAGGGEVVLTLAHSYTEDQPQHVCGAQVIKEEAEAADVGITVEVYPNSQLGGDADRIASVQASDVDIDIQGASALAAVYEPAGVVDAVYVFDDAAHLARFFADGSADQLAADFKEASGGVSILGAWSAGARQFTADRPIREPADLDGLRMRFPGSAQYLLNAQALGAQATEVAYEELYLALQQGVVDGQENPLTNIHASNLVEVQEYLSMSDHGQNSNLIVAAPSYDAELDDDQRAALDAAVAAAVERMPGCVDEAEQEILDAWAQEGAVEIVDDVDQEAFAERTDAWFQENLQGDSLVVYEAIRGSAQ; this is translated from the coding sequence ATGAACGTTCGTCGCACCGCCGCCGCGAGCGCGGCCGTGGTCCTGCCCCTCGCCCTGCTCACCGCCTGCGGTGGCACCGGGCCCGACGACGCCGCCGGAGGCGGCGAGGTCGTGCTGACGCTCGCCCACAGCTACACCGAGGACCAGCCGCAGCACGTCTGCGGCGCCCAGGTCATCAAGGAGGAGGCCGAGGCCGCCGACGTCGGGATCACCGTCGAGGTCTACCCCAACAGCCAGCTCGGCGGGGACGCCGACCGGATCGCGTCGGTGCAGGCCAGCGACGTGGACATCGACATCCAGGGCGCCTCGGCGCTCGCGGCCGTGTACGAGCCGGCCGGCGTCGTGGACGCGGTCTACGTGTTCGACGACGCCGCGCACCTCGCCCGGTTCTTCGCCGACGGCTCGGCCGACCAGCTCGCGGCCGACTTCAAGGAGGCCTCCGGGGGCGTGTCGATCCTCGGCGCCTGGTCGGCCGGGGCCCGGCAGTTCACCGCGGACCGGCCCATCCGCGAGCCCGCGGACCTCGACGGGCTGCGCATGCGGTTCCCGGGCTCCGCGCAGTACCTGCTCAACGCCCAGGCCCTGGGCGCGCAGGCCACGGAGGTCGCCTACGAGGAGCTGTACCTCGCCCTGCAGCAGGGGGTCGTCGACGGGCAGGAGAACCCGCTGACCAACATCCACGCCAGCAACCTCGTCGAGGTGCAGGAGTACCTGAGCATGTCCGACCACGGGCAGAACTCGAACCTGATCGTGGCCGCGCCGTCGTACGACGCCGAGCTGGACGACGACCAGCGCGCCGCCCTGGACGCGGCCGTCGCGGCCGCCGTCGAACGCATGCCCGGCTGCGTGGACGAGGCCGAGCAGGAGATCCTCGACGCCTGGGCGCAGGAGGGCGCCGTCGAGATCGTCGACGACGTGGACCAGGAGGCGTTCGCGGAGCGGACCGACGCCTGGTTCCAGGAGAACCTGCAGGGCGACTCGCTCGTGGTCTACGAGGCCATCCGGGGCTCCGCGCAGTGA